The Cyclobacteriaceae bacterium genome includes a region encoding these proteins:
- a CDS encoding YceI family protein: protein MKKQFLLAAFVLVAAFAQAQTWSLDKAHSKLGFGITHLSISNVEGSFKKFDAKITSSKEDFSDATVDVSAEVASVDTDNDQRDEHLRSADYFDAAKFPTLTFKSKTWKKVADKKFKVTGDLTFHGVTKTVELDVTLNGTMVHPMSKKTVAGFKATGVIKRTDFGISPNTPSAMLGDDITLAINTEFAKD, encoded by the coding sequence ATGAAAAAACAATTCCTCTTAGCAGCCTTTGTACTGGTTGCCGCATTCGCACAAGCTCAAACATGGTCATTGGATAAGGCTCATTCAAAACTCGGTTTCGGCATTACTCACCTTAGCATTTCCAACGTTGAAGGTTCTTTCAAGAAATTTGATGCAAAGATCACTTCTTCAAAAGAAGATTTCTCTGATGCTACAGTAGACGTTAGCGCAGAAGTTGCAAGCGTAGACACTGATAACGATCAGCGCGACGAGCATTTAAGAAGTGCTGATTATTTTGACGCAGCTAAATTCCCTACCCTTACTTTCAAGAGCAAGACATGGAAGAAAGTTGCTGACAAGAAGTTCAAAGTAACAGGTGACCTTACTTTCCACGGTGTAACCAAGACAGTTGAACTGGACGTTACTCTTAACGGAACAATGGTTCATCCTATGAGCAAGAAGACAGTTGCTGGTTTCAAGGCAACCGGAGTTATCAAACGTACTGATTTTGGTATCTCTCCAAATACTCCATCAGCTATGCTGGGAGATGATATTACACTTGCTATCAACACAGAATTTGCGAAAGACTAA
- a CDS encoding ABC transporter ATP-binding protein — translation MKILFNYLKNYKGLIALALFLAATSQVFSLLDPHITGKIVDNFIEKKDALSRTDFIKGILYLVGLGIGAAMVSRIAKNLQDYFTSIVVQKLGAKMYADGLQHSLELPYQTFEDQRSGETLGILQKVRTDSEKFITQFVSVLFASIVGLIFVVVYSLSVSYKVTLVYFAAVPIIALTSWLLSRKIKVVQKSIVKETTSLAGSTTESLRNIELVKSLGLASQEIKRLNNTTYKILGLELKKVKYVRGMSFLQGTTVNFIRSAMVVILLLLIFDNEISAGKYFTFLFYSFFLFGPLQELGNVIIAYREAEVSLTNFNRILSLPKEAKPKDPVLMGRITDLSFNDVSFKHQSARTNALNNISFETKNGQTIAFVGPSGSGKTTLVKLLVGLYPPKGGTILYNNVSSERINLDELREKIGFVTQDTQLFSGSIRENLLFVRPEATDEDCMNVLQKAACQTLLARADKGLDTVIGEGGVKVSGGEKQRLSIARALLRQPDILVFDEATSSLDSITEEEITQTIREVSTIKDHITILIAHRLSTIMHADRIFVLERGNIIEAGRHEELLLEKGLYYAMWRQQIGEKDSVEV, via the coding sequence ATGAAGATACTTTTTAACTATTTAAAGAATTATAAAGGCCTGATTGCACTGGCTCTTTTCCTCGCCGCTACCAGTCAGGTGTTCTCGCTTCTGGATCCTCATATTACGGGTAAAATTGTTGACAATTTTATTGAAAAGAAGGATGCTCTCTCCCGGACGGATTTTATTAAGGGCATTTTATATCTCGTGGGCTTAGGGATCGGTGCGGCGATGGTATCCCGTATTGCAAAAAACCTACAGGACTATTTCACCAGCATTGTTGTTCAAAAACTGGGTGCAAAAATGTATGCTGACGGACTTCAGCACTCATTGGAACTTCCCTATCAGACATTTGAAGATCAGCGAAGTGGAGAAACATTAGGCATTCTCCAAAAAGTCAGAACCGACTCTGAGAAATTTATCACTCAGTTTGTAAGTGTATTATTTGCAAGCATTGTAGGGTTGATCTTTGTGGTGGTTTACTCACTATCCGTCAGCTATAAAGTTACGCTGGTGTACTTCGCGGCGGTTCCTATCATTGCATTAACAAGCTGGCTGCTAAGTCGAAAAATAAAAGTTGTTCAGAAGAGCATTGTAAAGGAGACCACATCACTGGCGGGATCAACTACGGAATCTTTACGAAACATAGAGCTCGTAAAAAGTCTGGGCCTTGCCAGCCAGGAGATCAAACGCCTGAACAATACAACCTACAAAATCCTTGGTCTTGAGTTGAAAAAAGTCAAGTATGTAAGAGGAATGAGTTTTTTGCAGGGAACGACAGTGAATTTTATAAGGAGTGCAATGGTCGTGATCCTGCTGCTGCTCATTTTCGACAATGAGATCTCAGCAGGTAAGTATTTTACGTTTCTCTTTTATTCATTCTTTTTGTTTGGACCCTTGCAAGAGTTAGGAAACGTGATCATTGCTTATCGCGAGGCGGAGGTGTCACTCACAAATTTTAACCGCATCCTGAGTCTTCCGAAAGAAGCAAAGCCAAAAGATCCCGTATTGATGGGACGGATAACAGACCTGAGCTTTAATGATGTTAGTTTCAAACATCAGTCTGCCAGAACCAATGCATTAAACAACATTTCATTTGAAACGAAGAACGGGCAGACGATTGCATTCGTGGGTCCATCAGGATCAGGAAAGACGACGTTGGTAAAGCTTCTGGTAGGATTGTATCCACCGAAAGGAGGCACGATTCTGTATAATAATGTATCGAGTGAGCGAATAAATCTGGATGAGCTGCGTGAGAAGATCGGGTTTGTTACACAGGATACTCAGTTGTTTTCAGGTAGCATTCGGGAGAACTTATTATTTGTGAGACCTGAGGCAACCGATGAAGATTGTATGAACGTTTTGCAAAAGGCTGCATGTCAGACACTGCTCGCTCGGGCGGATAAAGGATTGGATACTGTCATTGGTGAAGGCGGAGTAAAAGTTTCAGGGGGAGAGAAGCAAAGACTTTCCATTGCGCGTGCCCTCCTTCGTCAGCCGGATATCCTTGTTTTTGATGAAGCAACTTCTTCGCTTGATTCTATTACGGAGGAAGAAATCACACAGACAATCCGTGAAGTATCTACGATCAAGGATCACATTACCATTTTGATTGCACACCGGTTATCAACGATTATGCATGCGGACAGAATCTTTGTTTTGGAGAGAGGTAACATTATCGAGGCCGGAAGGCACGAAGAGCTCCTTCTTGAGAAAGGTTTATATTATGCGATGTGGAGACAACAGATTGGGGAAAAAGATAGTGTTGAGGTATAA
- a CDS encoding cyanophycinase, with amino-acid sequence MKIICLLLCSLSVFSQSFNSTSSKGHLIVNGGEITPEAIERFVSLAGGVDASYVYVPSASTSIRLDNGFIYEPLDNGSDSAKNQKAKFEIELAKLFGVKKVIVLHTTDRKIADSKEFNKPLVSANGVWLGPGNAGRYAITFLGTLFTKELENVLMRGGVIGGSSAGAIIQGSYIVRGRPDKPLLMAKGHEKGFGFLQNVVINPHLTSAKRDTELVNVLEQYPTLLGIAIDDQISLVFSGDTFEIIGKGIAAIYDNEQHNGKWWYVLKPGIQFDIKRRAVIK; translated from the coding sequence ATGAAAATCATTTGTTTGCTTTTATGCAGTCTCAGTGTTTTTTCACAAAGTTTTAATAGCACTTCCTCAAAGGGACATCTGATTGTGAATGGGGGAGAGATTACCCCTGAAGCAATTGAGCGATTTGTATCATTGGCAGGTGGTGTGGATGCATCGTATGTGTATGTTCCTTCCGCATCGACCAGCATCAGGTTGGATAATGGATTTATCTACGAGCCATTGGATAATGGTTCTGACAGTGCAAAGAACCAGAAAGCAAAATTTGAAATTGAACTGGCGAAATTATTTGGGGTTAAGAAGGTCATAGTGCTTCACACAACAGACCGGAAGATCGCAGACTCAAAGGAATTCAACAAACCCCTTGTCAGTGCAAATGGTGTCTGGCTCGGTCCTGGAAATGCCGGTAGGTATGCCATTACATTTCTGGGAACATTATTTACAAAAGAACTTGAAAATGTATTGATGAGAGGCGGAGTGATCGGAGGAAGTTCTGCCGGCGCAATCATTCAAGGTTCATACATCGTTCGTGGTCGCCCTGATAAGCCATTGCTGATGGCAAAGGGACATGAGAAAGGTTTTGGATTTCTTCAGAATGTTGTGATCAATCCACATCTTACTTCTGCTAAACGTGACACCGAACTTGTTAATGTTCTTGAACAGTATCCGACATTACTGGGAATAGCCATTGATGATCAGATATCTCTGGTATTCTCCGGCGATACGTTTGAGATCATTGGAAAAGGAATTGCAGCCATCTACGACAATGAACAACACAATGGTAAATGGTGGTATGTTTTAAAGCCAGGTATTCAATTTGATATTAAGAGGCGGGCTGTTATCAAATGA
- a CDS encoding acyl-CoA desaturase produces the protein MAFIDIVLQVPSYKWADSEGNLVKPTLKQLWGEAFSRVNVFKTKKNWIPFINWFIALCMLPFLYLFLFQYFYWPYAIAAVAYAMIIMSTHGTIWFHRYSTHRAYTFSNPVWRFITQNLVLRTFPEEVYVVSHHVHHLKSDKPGDPYNSNAGIMYCMLSDVNHQAIAKDLSENDYRKVSNFISHTGVWINSYKQYQKWGSIANPFYTVGLLILNWTFWFTVLTLIGGPGLACALFSGAMFWYVLVRAFNYTGHGGGQNKHVEGVDFDRSNMSINQTRPGLFSGEWHNNHHLYPDSARAGFLPNQLDLAWIYIYCLHKLGGVSRYNDSKKQFLERFGLGDSAPVQPVKITPAVKAVPVEAIGQLVE, from the coding sequence ATGGCATTTATTGATATTGTACTTCAGGTTCCCTCTTATAAGTGGGCTGATAGTGAAGGAAACCTTGTAAAACCAACCCTCAAACAATTGTGGGGTGAAGCCTTTTCCAGGGTGAACGTTTTCAAAACGAAGAAGAACTGGATCCCGTTTATCAACTGGTTCATTGCTCTATGCATGTTACCATTTCTTTATCTTTTTCTGTTTCAGTATTTCTACTGGCCTTATGCTATTGCTGCTGTTGCCTATGCAATGATCATCATGAGCACGCATGGCACGATCTGGTTTCACCGTTACAGCACTCATCGCGCATACACTTTCAGTAATCCGGTATGGCGATTCATCACTCAGAATCTTGTTCTCCGTACGTTTCCTGAAGAAGTGTACGTGGTGTCGCATCATGTGCATCATTTAAAATCTGATAAGCCAGGCGATCCTTACAACTCTAACGCAGGCATTATGTATTGCATGCTTTCAGATGTCAACCATCAGGCTATTGCAAAGGACTTAAGTGAAAATGATTATAGAAAAGTTTCGAATTTCATCAGTCACACCGGTGTGTGGATCAATAGTTATAAGCAATACCAGAAATGGGGTTCGATCGCCAATCCTTTTTATACAGTAGGCCTTCTGATCCTGAACTGGACGTTCTGGTTTACTGTGCTTACGCTGATCGGTGGGCCCGGTTTAGCATGTGCTCTTTTCAGCGGTGCCATGTTCTGGTATGTTCTTGTCCGTGCATTTAATTATACCGGTCACGGCGGTGGCCAGAACAAGCATGTTGAAGGAGTTGACTTTGACAGAAGCAATATGTCAATCAACCAAACCCGTCCGGGACTTTTTTCAGGTGAATGGCATAACAATCATCATCTCTATCCTGACAGTGCGCGTGCAGGATTTTTACCTAACCAGCTTGATCTTGCGTGGATCTATATTTATTGCCTTCACAAATTAGGAGGCGTATCCAGATACAATGATTCCAAGAAACAGTTTCTTGAGCGATTTGGTCTTGGAGATTCAGCACCGGTACAACCTGTGAAAATTACGCCGGCAGTAAAAGCCGTTCCGGTAGAAGCAATAGGTCAGTTGGTAGAGTAA
- a CDS encoding response regulator produces the protein MTGRTGALLHGNISPPFPVKLPFKVKRGKMKHVLLVDDDPVWNLINKKNLEITGMVNDIDVASNGRDALILLEKYCLAEDRVPDVILLDINMPILNGFGFLEGFKKMQCKNKDRIKISILSSSKNDKDLAKAKDLGASNYFVKPMDQAGFMSLLKEN, from the coding sequence ATGACCGGTCGGACGGGTGCATTGCTTCATGGAAACATTTCTCCCCCATTCCCCGTTAAATTGCCTTTTAAGGTAAAGAGGGGAAAGATGAAGCATGTATTACTGGTCGATGACGACCCTGTCTGGAATTTAATCAACAAGAAAAACCTCGAAATCACCGGAATGGTCAATGATATTGACGTCGCTTCCAATGGAAGAGACGCATTGATCCTGCTGGAGAAATATTGCCTCGCCGAGGACCGAGTGCCCGACGTCATCCTTCTGGACATCAACATGCCCATTCTTAACGGCTTCGGGTTCCTGGAAGGTTTTAAGAAAATGCAGTGCAAGAATAAAGACCGCATTAAGATATCCATCCTCAGCTCTTCAAAGAATGATAAAGATCTCGCCAAAGCAAAGGACCTGGGGGCATCTAACTACTTCGTCAAGCCCATGGATCAGGCAGGATTTATGAGTCTTTTGAAAGAGAATTGA
- a CDS encoding amidohydrolase, whose translation MKYSLFLAILLMVILFGCGPKKQDADLIFIKGKVWTGVDSTSFVEAVAIKGNVIAQTGSTEEILNNYGNKSTEVIDLKGQLLIPGFNDAHIHFLGGSIGLTEVDLTDAHSAEEVVAFIKKYADENPDKKWITGRGWQYTMFANGLPSKELLDSSLSDRPVFIKAYDGHSALANSAALSLLKITKSTKYKGFGEIVHAENGEPTGVFKEEAMSVVSDRIPSLTTDDKISALKKGLELAASLGITSMTNASGSIDEFRLYQTLLDNHDLTVRMGAAISVDERTTDDDIVKYKVLMDSIGRDDRLSINAVKFMLDGVIESHTAAMLKPYSNPAPGETSPTGSFALPLETYKRLVEQFDAKGFRIFTHAIGDLAVREALNAYELAAKTNKTSARHRIEHIETISPDDLPRFASLGVLPSMEPIHAEPGTVSVWSQGVGTERLPYSFAWASVLKAGGKLVYSSDWPACVSLNPVRGLHTAVTRRTIAGEPQMGWVPEQKISITQALIAYTQGGAYSSFEENMKGKIVPDYLADMVVLSQDLFTIVPMKTHETKVVMTVFDGKIIYRKDQVSNP comes from the coding sequence ATGAAATACTCACTCTTTCTGGCCATTTTACTGATGGTAATATTATTTGGTTGTGGTCCGAAGAAGCAGGATGCTGATCTCATCTTCATCAAAGGCAAGGTGTGGACAGGAGTGGATTCAACTTCATTCGTTGAAGCAGTCGCGATAAAGGGTAATGTCATTGCCCAAACCGGAAGTACGGAGGAGATACTGAATAACTACGGAAATAAATCAACAGAAGTCATTGATCTCAAAGGACAATTGTTGATCCCCGGCTTCAATGATGCTCACATTCATTTTTTGGGCGGATCAATTGGTCTAACAGAAGTTGATCTTACTGATGCTCATTCTGCAGAGGAAGTTGTGGCATTCATAAAGAAGTATGCCGACGAAAATCCTGATAAGAAATGGATTACCGGAAGGGGATGGCAATACACCATGTTTGCAAACGGACTCCCTTCCAAAGAACTTCTCGACAGTTCCTTGAGCGATCGTCCTGTGTTTATAAAAGCATATGATGGGCATAGTGCTCTGGCCAACAGTGCTGCTTTAAGCCTGTTGAAAATTACTAAGTCAACAAAGTATAAAGGCTTTGGAGAAATTGTTCATGCTGAGAATGGTGAGCCAACCGGAGTTTTTAAAGAAGAAGCGATGTCTGTGGTGAGTGATCGAATTCCATCTCTAACCACTGATGATAAAATTTCTGCTCTTAAAAAGGGTTTGGAGCTGGCTGCCTCTTTAGGAATTACCAGCATGACGAATGCCAGTGGCTCCATTGATGAATTCAGATTGTATCAAACACTTTTAGACAATCATGATCTTACCGTTAGAATGGGTGCTGCTATTTCTGTGGATGAACGGACAACGGATGACGATATAGTAAAGTATAAAGTTTTAATGGACAGCATTGGAAGAGATGACAGGCTATCCATCAATGCTGTAAAATTCATGCTGGATGGAGTTATCGAATCTCACACAGCAGCGATGTTGAAACCTTACAGCAATCCTGCCCCTGGAGAAACTTCACCCACTGGTAGCTTTGCTCTTCCCCTCGAAACTTATAAAAGACTTGTTGAGCAGTTTGATGCAAAGGGCTTCCGGATATTCACACATGCTATTGGAGATCTGGCGGTGCGGGAAGCATTGAATGCTTATGAACTTGCTGCTAAAACGAACAAGACTTCTGCACGACATCGCATTGAACATATTGAAACAATTTCTCCTGATGACTTGCCACGTTTTGCTTCCCTTGGTGTGCTTCCCTCCATGGAACCCATTCATGCTGAACCCGGAACCGTCTCTGTCTGGTCGCAGGGAGTAGGTACTGAGCGGTTGCCATATTCTTTTGCGTGGGCTTCCGTCTTGAAAGCTGGAGGCAAGCTTGTGTATAGCAGTGACTGGCCAGCTTGTGTCAGTTTGAATCCGGTTCGTGGATTACATACCGCTGTTACACGACGAACCATTGCAGGTGAACCTCAAATGGGTTGGGTGCCGGAACAAAAAATCTCCATCACCCAGGCATTGATAGCTTACACACAAGGAGGAGCATATTCTTCTTTTGAAGAAAATATGAAAGGAAAGATTGTTCCTGATTATCTCGCCGACATGGTCGTGTTATCACAGGATCTATTCACAATTGTTCCAATGAAAACTCATGAGACGAAAGTGGTGATGACTGTGTTTGATGGAAAGATTATCTACAGGAAAGATCAGGTGTCAAATCCCTAG
- a CDS encoding T9SS type A sorting domain-containing protein, whose amino-acid sequence MNSNMKFLMAVLLVTGSFVISAQKKQNSSPGTLQGAIVATPSSLTVDVNVDDETAQTREVSITNGGSEALEVYLTVRKKAGEPMLNVPSVNTLKRTIQAGVKPFQRPMRRVLSAQQRGQIIGASEPPYNIHGTRLFASIVDNDSRGKIIELNPTDLNIVNQFPAGAMDYAAGTAFDGEYIYVSDGFIGAEIRKYNPDTGQLIDSYSNPNEAVFGGLASDGEYLYASEINLTKRLYKIDFDGKRVVNTIPLDFYPGEGLAHAGNTGTLYINSLEGYKIYELDASTGEIVNTMTFDETHYFMSLAYSSSANVLFAYEYNRAVLMALDPKTGDVLHEMPYTNDDAGLIGLASDETYQPVVLDFSTKTVQPGETITVTVEFSSRGMLGKTYHYELLVNSNNGTTPQVIPVTLNVVGAPPVFHKDLSVMDFGELLVSQERKLKLRVSNLSVRGILQIKNIAINNPQFTVDKTSMRLYPEADNFIEVAFSPVTEGNHELVLQFETNDPNAPLVEIPVRAIGMLPPVMQIDQPRISISLAPGQIQTVSLSISNAGRSLLRWNLESEMEDTSLPAILKRLNEGSARLTDKIPSRYDFFGGRTGSGITGAHEPDMYHEGNKIEARNGFSSRILPYTDGAIQILEYLSPNAMVEGKYFTAKHNGLFTFVADTDLTSFKIVGELSGGKHPNLDGAEISTTRLGIPLKGLIKRSYGPHAPSINHMFIAHNRRHAIHEIFSNSKDLDSHEMQSPGNEVTSLHRVYYLMFSGLPGTFINNSAMEVIMNEFLNTIAYPDWLKIMTATSGETEPQAQDNIQLKINTTGLSPGEYETVLYFNGNDPGRREIQVPVRLTVETIVNRRPVVTNPISDRSVLANEEISLDLSKHFVDPDGDMLSYTATTPTPENVLLRVEGNFLYIKGKALSGNASIQIVAKDPSTLSVTSQFNLRTGIVTGVHEGTKSFSFSPNPFKETIEFSISLSEDSSVRITIVDQLGRMIGVPVDGTYHSGRVNLPLNFTSSPNGIYYYKLQIGQELYSGKILKTD is encoded by the coding sequence ATGAATAGTAATATGAAATTTTTAATGGCTGTACTGTTGGTCACAGGTTCATTTGTAATCTCCGCGCAGAAGAAACAGAACAGTAGTCCCGGAACTTTGCAAGGCGCGATTGTAGCCACACCCTCATCGCTTACTGTAGATGTTAACGTCGATGATGAAACTGCGCAGACCCGTGAAGTTTCAATTACAAATGGAGGAAGCGAAGCATTGGAAGTTTATCTCACGGTCCGAAAGAAAGCCGGAGAGCCAATGTTAAATGTTCCCTCTGTCAATACTTTAAAAAGAACTATTCAAGCGGGAGTGAAGCCTTTCCAACGACCGATGCGTAGAGTGTTGTCAGCTCAGCAACGAGGACAAATAATCGGCGCATCAGAACCTCCTTACAATATACATGGTACCCGACTGTTCGCTAGCATCGTAGACAATGATTCCCGGGGGAAAATAATAGAATTGAATCCAACGGACCTGAACATTGTGAATCAATTTCCGGCAGGGGCTATGGATTATGCTGCAGGGACGGCATTTGATGGTGAATACATTTATGTGAGCGATGGATTTATTGGCGCAGAGATAAGAAAGTATAATCCAGATACTGGTCAGTTGATCGATTCATATTCCAATCCCAACGAAGCTGTCTTTGGAGGTTTAGCTTCTGATGGTGAATACTTGTATGCATCTGAAATTAATCTGACGAAAAGACTTTATAAAATAGACTTTGATGGCAAGAGGGTTGTGAATACCATTCCCCTTGATTTTTATCCCGGCGAAGGACTCGCTCATGCCGGTAACACAGGAACCCTGTATATCAACAGCCTTGAGGGTTACAAAATATATGAACTGGATGCGAGTACCGGAGAAATTGTTAATACGATGACCTTTGATGAAACGCACTATTTCATGAGCCTTGCTTATTCATCTTCAGCCAATGTCTTGTTTGCATATGAATATAACAGGGCAGTCCTCATGGCTCTGGATCCAAAAACAGGAGATGTGCTTCATGAGATGCCTTACACGAATGATGACGCAGGTCTCATTGGTCTGGCAAGTGATGAAACTTATCAACCCGTTGTTCTTGATTTCTCCACAAAAACAGTGCAGCCCGGAGAGACGATCACGGTAACAGTTGAGTTTAGTTCAAGAGGCATGTTGGGAAAAACGTATCACTATGAGCTCCTGGTCAACAGCAATAATGGCACTACTCCTCAGGTAATTCCTGTTACATTGAATGTGGTAGGCGCTCCCCCGGTGTTTCATAAGGATCTTTCTGTTATGGACTTTGGAGAGTTGCTGGTGTCACAGGAAAGGAAATTGAAGCTGCGCGTTAGCAATCTCAGTGTAAGGGGAATTCTACAGATAAAGAACATTGCCATTAACAATCCGCAATTCACAGTGGACAAGACGAGCATGAGACTTTATCCTGAGGCAGATAACTTCATTGAAGTCGCTTTCTCACCGGTTACAGAAGGCAATCACGAGTTGGTTCTTCAGTTTGAAACCAATGATCCTAACGCACCGCTGGTGGAGATCCCTGTGCGTGCAATCGGTATGTTGCCCCCCGTGATGCAGATTGATCAACCAAGGATTTCAATTTCACTTGCGCCAGGACAAATACAAACCGTGTCACTTTCAATTTCCAATGCAGGCAGATCTTTATTACGGTGGAATCTTGAGTCAGAGATGGAGGACACTTCCTTACCGGCAATTCTGAAAAGACTGAATGAGGGTAGCGCTCGACTTACTGACAAGATCCCTTCACGATATGATTTCTTTGGTGGCAGGACAGGTTCCGGCATCACAGGAGCACACGAGCCGGATATGTATCATGAGGGAAATAAGATTGAAGCCCGTAATGGATTTTCATCCCGGATACTCCCCTATACTGATGGCGCGATACAGATCCTGGAATACCTCTCACCGAATGCTATGGTAGAAGGAAAATACTTTACTGCCAAGCATAACGGACTATTCACGTTTGTTGCTGACACAGACCTTACCTCATTTAAAATAGTAGGGGAACTCAGTGGTGGAAAGCATCCCAATCTGGATGGTGCAGAGATATCGACCACCCGACTCGGAATTCCTCTCAAAGGATTAATTAAAAGAAGCTACGGCCCCCACGCTCCATCGATCAATCATATGTTTATTGCACACAACCGGAGGCATGCCATTCATGAGATTTTCAGCAATTCAAAAGATCTTGATAGTCATGAGATGCAATCTCCCGGAAATGAAGTGACGAGCCTTCACAGGGTTTACTACCTGATGTTTTCCGGTTTACCAGGAACGTTTATCAATAACAGTGCAATGGAAGTTATCATGAATGAATTTCTCAATACGATTGCTTATCCTGATTGGCTGAAGATCATGACTGCCACTTCAGGTGAGACTGAACCACAGGCTCAGGATAATATCCAGTTGAAAATTAATACTACAGGATTAAGTCCGGGTGAATATGAGACGGTACTTTATTTCAATGGGAATGATCCCGGCAGGCGGGAGATACAAGTGCCTGTTCGACTGACGGTGGAGACAATAGTTAATAGAAGGCCCGTCGTTACGAATCCGATATCCGATCGTTCGGTTCTTGCTAACGAAGAAATCTCACTGGATCTGTCTAAACATTTTGTTGATCCGGATGGAGATATGCTAAGTTATACAGCCACTACACCAACACCTGAAAATGTTTTATTGAGAGTGGAGGGTAATTTTCTTTATATAAAAGGTAAGGCGCTCAGTGGTAATGCGTCGATTCAGATTGTTGCTAAAGATCCATCAACGTTGTCGGTAACGTCTCAATTCAATCTGCGCACAGGTATTGTAACAGGAGTACATGAAGGAACGAAGTCGTTCTCTTTTAGTCCCAATCCTTTTAAAGAGACGATTGAATTTTCAATCTCCCTTTCGGAAGATTCAAGTGTAAGAATAACTATTGTGGATCAGTTGGGACGAATGATTGGAGTTCCGGTTGATGGAACGTATCATTCGGGTAGAGTGAACCTTCCTTTAAATTTTACTTCGTCGCCGAATGGGATTTACTATTACAAGCTACAGATCGGTCAGGAGCTTTATTCGGGTAAGATTCTCAAGACAGATTAA